From Glycine soja cultivar W05 chromosome 4, ASM419377v2, whole genome shotgun sequence, the proteins below share one genomic window:
- the LOC114408523 gene encoding uncharacterized protein LOC114408523, with translation MIMYSLTLKPFFTPQLVSSSSSTSTSSSSISLVSFPSRSVSSISFPRNLKHKGRFGLRVEAYDSSNNDTSNPASAGGDSKPPNGTLSKSRREILLEYVKNVQPEFMELFVKRAPQQVVDAMRQTVTNMIGTLPPQFFAVTITTVAENLAQLMYSIMMTGYMFKNAQYRLELQEGLEQVVALPDVQDKKDVPDYAPGTQKNVSGEVIRWNNVSGPEKIDAKKYIELLEAEIEELNRQVGRQSSNGQNELLEYLKSLEPRNLKELTSSAGEDVVFAMNTFIKRLLAVSDPSQMKTSVTETSAAELAKLLYWLMVVGYSIRNIEVRYDMERVLGTPPKLAELPPGENV, from the exons ATGATCATGTATTCGTTGACACTGAAACCCTTCTTCACTCCTCAATTAGTTTCTTCGTCTTCTTCAACTTCCACTTCGTCCTCTTCGATTTCTCTCGTGTCCTTCCCATCTCGTTCGGTCTCATCAATTAGCTTTCCCAGAAATTTAAAGCACAAAGGAAGATTTGGTCTCAGAGTTGAAGCATACGATTCCTCCAATAATGACACTTCCAACCCTGCCAGTGCTGGCGGCGACTCCAAACCCCCTAATGGCACTTTG TCAAAGAGCAGGAGAGAAATTTTACTGGAATATGTTAAGAATGTGCAGCCAGAATTTATGGAATTGTTTGTGAAAAGAGCGCCACAACAG GTTGTGGATGCAATGCGACAAACAGTGACAAATATGATTGGAACACTGCCCCCTCAATTTTTTGCTGTAACAATTACCACT GTAGCTGAAAACCTTGCACAACTCATGTACAGTATCATGATGACTGGATACATGTTCAAGAATGCACAATATCGTTTGGAATTGCAAGAAGGTTTGGAACAAGTTGTTGCTCTTCCGGATGTGCAAGATAAAAAG GATGTGCCAGACTATGCACCTGGCACACAAAAGAATGTTTCAGGTGAAGTTATTCGGTGGAACAATGTTTCTGGGCCTGAGAAAATAGATGCTAAAAAGTACATTGAATTACTTGAAGCGGAGATTGAGGAGCTGAATCGTCAAGTTGGGAGACAATCTAGCAATGGACAAAATGAACTGTTGGAATACCTAAAATCTCTCGAACCTCGAAATTTGAAG GAGTTGACCAGTAGTGCTGGCGAGGATGTAGTGTTTGCGATGAATACATTTATAAAGCGCCTGCTGGCTGTTTCGGATCCTAGCCAAATGAAG ACTAGCGTGACCGAGACTAGTGCAGCTGAACTTGCGAAGCTGCTTTATTGGTTGATGGTGGTTGGGTACAGCATACGCAATATTGAAGTTCGTTATGACATGGAAAGAGTACTTGGCACCCCTCCAAAGCTAGCTGAATTGCCGCCAGGTGAAAATGTTTAA
- the LOC114408517 gene encoding O-fucosyltransferase 16-like, protein MAHQRRRHHYYQRFRHMIPVFSAVAAALFFLFALLSFLAPSPVETDRIHRRRQHTSVNVQKDDAIDNPAFRVPGDGGKLGRDIWSSLNSEHFFGCSNSSNKFQKAQVITQPNRYLMIATSGGLNQQRTGITDAVVAARILNATLVVPKLDQRSFWKDSSNFSEIFDVDWFISFLSKDVKIIKQLPTKGRKALSAYNMRVPRKCNERCYINRILPVLLKKHAVQLSKFDYRLANRLDTEYQKLRCRVNYHALRFTNPILAMGEKLVHRMRMRSKHYIALHLRFEPDMLAFSGCDYGGGEKEQKELGAIRRRWKTLHRSNPDRARRQGRCPLTPEEVGLMLRALGYGSDIHIYVASGEVYGGERTLAPLKALFPNFHSKETIATKEELEPFSSFSSRMAALDFIVCDESDVFVTNNNGNMAKILAGRRRYFGHKPTIRPNAKKLYRLFLNRSNSTWEAFASSVRTFQKGFMGEPKEVRPGRGGFHENPSSCICEDSAAAKVDKNSQSRKYGKDNTTKKNVANDELDVDNVSEWPDMDDDDDDQNDLAEKGTFNETISDYDALNFEDPELEEIISD, encoded by the exons ATGGCACATCAGCGCCGGCGCCACCACTATTACCAACGCTTCCGTCACATGATTCCAGTGTTTTCCGCCGTCGCCGCCGCGCTATTCTTTCTCTTCGCTCTCCTTTCGTTTTTAGCTCCTTCTCCCGTCGAAACCGATCGTATCCACCGGAGACGCCAACACACTTcg GTTAACGTTCAAAAGGATGATGCGATTGACAATCCTGCGTTCCGCGTTCCG GGTGATGGAGGAAAGTTGGGACGCGATATCTGGAGTTCTCTAAATTCGGAACACTTCTTTGGATGTAGCAATTCCAGCAACAAGTTTCAAA AAGCTCAAGTGATTACACAACCGAATCGGTATTTGATGATTGCAACAAGTGGAGGCTTGAATCAACAAAGAACTGGG ATTACGGATGCTGTTGTTGCTGCACGAATTTTGAATGCTACTCTTGTGGTTCCAAAATTGGATCAACGATCTTTCTGGAAAGATTCTAG TAACTTCTCAGAGATCTTTGATGTTGATTGGTTTATATCATTTCTGTCAAAAGATGTCAAAATTATCAAGCAACTTCCCACTAAGGGTAGGAAAGCATTATCTGCATACAATATGCGGGTTCCAAGGAAGTGTAATGAAAGATGTTACATAAATCGCATATTACCTGTACTCCTTAAAAAGCAT GCTGTTCAGCTCAGCAAGTTTGACTACAGGCTTGCTAACAGGTTGGATACAGAATATCAGAAGCTGAGATGTAGAGTTAATTACCATGCTTTAAGATTTACCAACCCAATACTTGCAATGGGTGAAAAATTGGTCCATCGGATGAGGATGAGAAGCAAGCATTATATTGCACTGCACCTGAG ATTTGAACCTGATATGCTTGCATTTTCTGGATGTGATTATGGTGGAGGGGAGAAGGAGCAGAAGGAACTGGGTGCAATAAGAAGGAGGTGGAAGACATTACAT AGAAGCAATCCTGATAGGGCAAGGAGGCAGGGGAGATGCCCATTAACCCCCGAAGAAGTTGGTCTCATGCTAAGAGCATTGGGATATGGTTCTGACATTCATATTTACGTTGCATCAGGGGAGGTATATGGAGGGGAAAGAACATTGGCACCTCTCAAAGCATTATTTCCTAATTTCCATTCAAAAGAGACCATTGCTACCAAGGAAGAATTAGAAccgttttcttcattttcttctcgcATGGCTGCACTCGACTTCATTGTTTGTGATGAAAGTGATGTTTTTGTAACCAATAATAATGGAAATATGGCAAAAATATTGGCTGGACGAAG GAGATACTTTGGCCATAAACCAACCATTCGTCCAAATGCTAAAAAACTTTATCGATTGTTCTTGAATAGAAGTAATTCGACTTGGGAAGCTTTTGCTTCTAGTGTCCGAACTTTCCAGAAAGGCTTCATGGGAGAGCCAAAGGAGGTTAGACCAGGTAGAGGCGGGTTTCATGAGAatccatcatcatgcatatgtgaAGATTCTGCAGCAGCCAAAGTGGACAAAAATTCACAATCTAGAAAATATGGGAAGGATAATACAACGAAGAAAAATGTAGCAAATGATGAACTGGATGTTGACAATGTGTCTGAGTGGCCAGACATGGATGATGATGACGATGATCAGAATGATCTAGCAGAGAAGGGTACATTCAATGAAACAATTTCGGATTATGATGCTCTGAACTTCGAGGATCCCGAGTTGGAGGAAATTATATCAGATTAG
- the LOC114408519 gene encoding uncharacterized protein LOC114408519 has protein sequence MAASSRGFSTTQFDFKLRVMRLNAALLPKSHVLEFGPRKRRKLCFDSDRVRLGDGAMRCCCSDSVTPIRRTSGPGNGSDKNEEWRFDTKKPPHIHRVRVQASPAAMPFASPPSFLKQEKFFPRCTPRNSGPQSRDTPPKRDTGIANEKDWGISLLNENVNESGTNEDGSAWYRESGEELGENGYRCRWTRMGGQSHDGSSEWKETWWEKSDWTGYKELGVEKSGRNSEGDTWWETWQENLHQDEWSNIARIERSAQKQAKSGTENAGWYEKWWEKYDAKGWTEKGAHKYGRLNEQSWWEKWGEHYDGRGSVLKWTDKWAETELGTKWGDKWEERFFKGIGSRHGETWHVSPSSERWSRTWGEEHFGNGKVHKYGNSTTGESWDIVVDEETYYEAEPHYGWADVVGDSTQLLSIEPRERPPGVFPNLDFGSPPSPEAHDDSPDEDFPSSQ, from the exons ATGGCGGCGAGTTCTAGAGGCTTCTCCACGACGCAGTTTGATTTCAAGCTCAGAGTAATGCGACTCAATGCCGCTCTTCTTCCTAAGAGTCACGTGCTCGAATTTGGTCCCAGAAAGCGTAGAAAGCTCTGTTTCGACTCTGACCGAGTTCGACTCGGTGATGGCGCAATGCGCTGTTGCTGTTCCGACTCGGTTACTCCGATTCGCAGAACGAGTGGACCTGGCAACGGCAGTGACAAGAACGAGGAGTGGAGGTTCGATACCAAAAAACCCCCTCACATTCACAGAGTGAGGGTTCAGGCCTCCCCTGCCGCAATGCCTTTCGCTTCTCCACC ATCATTTCTGAAGCAGGAAAAATTCTTTCCTCGTTGCACCCCGAGAAATTCTGGCCCACAGTCACGTGATACACCCCCCAAAAGAG ACACTGGTATAGCAAATGAGAAGGACTGGGGTATCAGCTTGTTAAACGAAAATGTTAATGAGTCTGGCACTAATGAAGATGGGAGTGCCTGGTACCGAGAAAGTGGGGAAGAACTGGGTGAAAATGGATATAGATGTAGATGGACAAGAATGGGTGGTCAATCCCATGATGGTTCCTCAGAATGGAAAGAAACg TGGTGGGAGAAGAGTGACTGGACTGGATATAAGGAGCTAG GTGTGGAGAAATCTGGTAGAAATTCTGAGGGGGATACTTGGTGGGAAACATGGCAGGAAAATCTTCATCAAGATGAATGGAG TAACATAGCAAGAATAGAAAGAAGTGCACAAAAACAAGCAAAATCAGGAACTGAAAATGCTGGATGGTATGAAAAATG GTGGGAAAAGTATGATGCTAAAGGCTGGACTGAGAAAGGGGCACATAAGTACGGTAGACTGAATGAACAATCATGGTGGGAAAAGTGGGGAGAGCATTATGATGGAAGAGGATCTGTTCTCAAATG GACAGATAAGTGGGCAGAAACTGAGCTTGGAACAAAATGGGGAGACAAGTGGGAGGAGAGATTCTTTAAAGGCATAGGTTCAAGACATGGAGAAACATGGCACGTATCTCCAAGCAGTGAAC GTTGGTCAAGAACTTGGGGAGAAGAACACTTTGGAAATGG GAAAGTCCATAAGTATGGAAATAGCACAACTGGTGAGAGCTGGGATATAGTTGTAGACGAGGAAACTTATTATGA GGCCGAACCTCATTATGGATGGGCGGATGTTGTGGGTGATTCAACCCAATTACTTTCAATTGAGCCTCGGGAGAGGCCTCCTGGTGTCTTCCCTAATTTAGACTTTGGTTCACCTCCATCGCCTGAAGCTCATGATGACTCACCTGATGAAGATTTTCCCTCTTCACAATGA
- the LOC114408522 gene encoding WD repeat-containing protein DWA2-like, which translates to MQAASSGIGYGLKYQARCISDVKADTDHTSFLAGTLSLKEENEVHLIRLSSSGTELFCEGLFSHPNEIWDLVSCPFDQRIFSTVYSNGETYGAAIWQIPELYGELNSPQLERITSLDTDSGKIKCILWWPSGRHDKLISINEENLYLWNLDVSKKTAQVQSQDSAGMLHKLSGGAWDPHDVSSVAATCESYLQFWDVRTMKKTMSIECSHVCSVDYHPQKQHILVTAEHESGIHIWDLRKPKVPIQELPGHTHWTWTVKCNPEYDGMILSAGTDSTVNLWLASTNHDELTTERQVDSSARWVDPLLNTYSDYEDSIYGLTWSSREPWIFASLSYDGRVVVESVKPFISKK; encoded by the exons ATGCAAGCTGCATCTTCAGGCATCGGATACGGTCTAAAATATCAG GCTAGATGCATATCCGATGTGAAGGCAGACACAGATCACACTAGCTTCCTCGCTGGCACTCTCAGCctcaaagaagaaaatgag GTACATCTGATTCGGCTTTCGTCGAGTGGAACCGAACTCTTCTGCGAGGGATTGTTCTCTCATCCCAACGAGATCTGGGACCTTGTTTCTTGCCCCTTTGATCAACGGATCTTTTCAACCGTCTACTCTAACG GTGAAACGTATGGGGCAGCAATATGGCAGATCCCCGAGCTATATGGCGAGTTAAATTCACCTCAGCTAGAGAGAATTACCTCCCTCGACACTGATTCTGGCAAGATTAAATG TATTCTATGGTGGCCATCTGGAAGGCATGATAAATTGATCAGCATCAATGAGGAAAACCTGTACTTGTGGAATTTAGATGTTTCAAAGAAAACTGCTCAG GTACAATCACAAGATTCAGCTGGTATGCTGCACAAGTTATCTGGAGGGGCATGGGATCCACATGATGTGAGTTCTGTTGCTGCAACTTGTGAATCGTATCTCCAATTTTGGGATGTCAGAACAATGAA GAAGACTATGTCAATCGAGTGTTCCCATGTATGCAGTGTTGATTACCATCCCCAAAAGCAGCACATACTT GTTACTGCAGAACATGAGTCTGGGATACACATTTGGGATCTAAGAAAACCTAAAGTTCCCATCCAAGAGCTTCCAGGACATACTCATTG GACTTGGACTGTCAAGTGTAACCCAGAGTATGATGGAATGATCttg AGTGCTGGTACGGATTCAACTGTCAACTTGTGGCTTGCCTCAACAAATCATGATGAGTTAACAACTGAAAG ACAAGTCGATTCATCTGCCCGATGGGTTGATCCATTGCTTAATACGTACAGTGATTATGAAGACAGCATTTATG GGCTCACATGGAGTTCTCGTGAACCATGGATCTTTGCATCATTATCCTATGATGGCAGG GTTGTTGTAGAATCAGTTAAGCCTTTCATCTCCAAAAAATAA